In one window of Heyndrickxia acidicola DNA:
- a CDS encoding type II toxin-antitoxin system PemK/MazF family toxin: MRSRSYYKIQTKFDRGIRSKPCDGKLVTEDPQLIVDVFENARMMDDQIRKWKLEEGIHWILGFEAYVKDKNGSLSPKFKDSHIFSRGQIVLVDFFGHFGTELTFEHPAIVLADTFDGVIIAPISSKCFNDGVDTHVSLSKNIRDLGEVKNNCGIKLEQSRFISKRRILRKFKRVSNTDKLNEIDEVLMKIMAPYSYNLLIKHQDHLLKELASKNELLEEKEKEIEKLNRRIEFLNVQIISDQSEDENVS, translated from the coding sequence ATGCGTTCTAGAAGTTATTACAAGATACAGACTAAATTTGACAGAGGGATAAGATCAAAACCTTGTGATGGAAAACTGGTAACTGAAGATCCACAATTAATTGTTGATGTATTTGAAAACGCGAGAATGATGGATGATCAGATTCGAAAGTGGAAACTTGAAGAAGGTATCCATTGGATTTTGGGATTTGAAGCCTATGTGAAAGATAAAAATGGTTCATTATCTCCGAAGTTTAAGGATTCTCATATTTTTAGCAGAGGACAAATTGTTCTGGTCGATTTTTTCGGTCATTTTGGGACAGAATTGACATTCGAACATCCAGCAATTGTTTTGGCAGATACATTTGACGGTGTTATTATTGCGCCAATATCTTCAAAATGTTTTAACGATGGTGTAGATACCCATGTATCTTTAAGTAAAAACATTCGCGATTTAGGGGAAGTAAAAAACAATTGTGGTATTAAATTAGAACAATCTAGATTTATTTCTAAACGACGTATATTACGGAAATTCAAACGTGTATCCAATACTGATAAATTGAATGAGATTGATGAAGTACTTATGAAAATCATGGCTCCATATAGCTACAACCTTTTAATAAAACATCAAGACCACTTATTAAAAGAATTAGCATCTAAAAATGAACTTCTGGAAGAAAAAGAGAAGGAAATTGAAAAATTGAACCGGAGAATAGAGTTTTTAAATGTACAAATCATAAGTGATCAGAGCGAAGATGAAAATGTTTCTTGA
- a CDS encoding helix-turn-helix transcriptional regulator, translated as MFGLGKKRSKLGKWLDKRGISQTWLSKESGVNRNTINELTSGDSDRAPTIRTVQKVLKALRKIDPGVKSDDFFDL; from the coding sequence GTGTTTGGATTAGGAAAAAAGCGCAGCAAACTGGGAAAATGGTTAGATAAACGAGGAATATCGCAAACTTGGCTTTCAAAGGAGTCAGGAGTAAACCGTAATACAATAAATGAATTGACTTCAGGTGATTCGGATCGTGCACCCACAATCAGGACCGTACAGAAGGTTTTAAAAGCATTAAGGAAAATAGATCCAGGTGTGAAATCAGACGATTTCTTTGATTTATAA
- a CDS encoding phage terminase small subunit P27 family, protein MPRPPKSAKLTLLEGNKSRYVKEELERRVANEDKLKMRSENIVPPSWLDATAKKEFKRLADLLLSVELISEADINHLALYCDAYSNFLSYKREIKAKGKWVDGKPNPFFAKMDKAAAQMRVFASDLGLSPTSRARLAIALKEEDEDDFF, encoded by the coding sequence ATGCCAAGACCACCAAAAAGCGCAAAATTGACCCTGTTAGAGGGCAATAAAAGCCGGTATGTAAAGGAAGAATTAGAAAGACGAGTTGCAAATGAAGATAAATTAAAAATGCGTTCAGAAAATATCGTTCCTCCTTCTTGGCTGGATGCCACAGCAAAGAAAGAATTTAAGCGCCTTGCAGATCTCCTTCTATCTGTGGAATTGATTTCTGAAGCTGATATTAACCATTTAGCCCTGTATTGTGATGCTTATTCAAACTTTTTATCCTACAAAAGAGAAATAAAAGCAAAGGGCAAGTGGGTTGATGGTAAGCCTAACCCATTCTTTGCAAAGATGGATAAAGCTGCAGCACAAATGAGGGTTTTTGCTTCCGACCTTGGACTCTCTCCAACATCCAGAGCAAGGCTGGCCATTGCTTTAAAAGAAGAAGATGAGGATGACTTTTTTTAG